From Ruminococcaceae bacterium KH2T8, one genomic window encodes:
- a CDS encoding Glycosyltransferase, GT2 family, with protein sequence MSDKLVSICIPTFNGGDFIRETLEAIKAQTYKNIEVVVTDDCSKDDTAAIAQEYDFVRFYANEERHGLVGNWNNAVSKAKGDYIKLMGQDDILAPNSIELQVKALEEHPNATLCIGTTNVINQESKIIMTRRLSTKDFTMNGKKFALKSLWHRNIYCEPANALYTRAAYEKVGEYDKSFIYVPDWDYVIELSLLGDICYIADTVMSFRISNNSETSYLYRKKSYEMLKDTEKMFNKYKERLNLSFFREAFFKTAIRLRMHARLLFIKFKK encoded by the coding sequence ATGAGTGACAAACTTGTCAGCATCTGTATCCCGACCTTTAACGGCGGGGATTTTATTCGCGAGACACTTGAAGCCATCAAGGCTCAGACATATAAGAACATCGAAGTCGTCGTAACCGATGACTGCTCCAAGGACGATACTGCAGCTATCGCACAGGAGTATGACTTTGTAAGATTCTATGCCAACGAAGAAAGACACGGACTCGTAGGTAACTGGAATAATGCCGTTTCCAAGGCAAAGGGCGATTATATAAAGCTCATGGGGCAGGACGATATCCTCGCTCCCAACTCAATCGAGCTTCAGGTAAAGGCTCTCGAGGAACACCCGAACGCTACGCTCTGCATCGGTACGACTAATGTCATCAACCAGGAGAGCAAGATCATCATGACAAGAAGGCTCTCGACGAAAGACTTCACCATGAACGGAAAGAAGTTTGCCTTAAAGTCCCTCTGGCACAGGAATATCTACTGCGAGCCCGCAAATGCACTCTACACGAGAGCTGCATACGAGAAGGTCGGAGAATATGATAAGAGCTTCATCTACGTTCCCGACTGGGATTATGTTATCGAGCTCTCGCTCCTTGGAGATATCTGCTACATCGCTGATACGGTCATGTCCTTCAGGATCTCCAACAACTCCGAGACCAGCTACCTTTACAGGAAAAAGAGCTATGAGATGCTCAAGGATACGGAGAAGATGTTCAATAAGTACAAGGAAAGACTTAACCTCTCATTCTTCCGTGAAGCATTCTTCAAGACGGCGATCAGGCTTCGTATGCACGCAAGGCTCCTGTTCATCAAGTTCAAGAAGTAA
- a CDS encoding pyruvate phosphate dikinase encodes MTKYVYMFTEGNGSMRELLGGKGANLAEMTKIGLPVPQGFTITTEACTKYYEDGRKINDEIMAQAMAGVDEMEKINGKKFGDLKNPLLVSVRSGARASMPGMMDTILNLGLNDEVVAAMIAGNPDPAFERFVYDSYRRFIQMFSDVVMEVGKKYFEQLIDKMKEEKGVEFDVELTAADLKTLAEQFKAEYKNQIGEDFPSDPVVQLKLAIEAVFKSWDNPRANVYRRDNDIPYSWGTAVNVMPMVFGNLNNESGTGVAFTRDPGTGENKLMGEFLINAQGEDVVAGVRTPMPIAQMEEEFPEAYAEFIKVCDILENHYHDMQDMEFTVENKKLYMLQCRNGKRTAQAALQIAVDLVKEGHKTEAEAVAMIDPRNLDTLLHPQFDLAAIKAANAAGKGLGASPGAACGKVVFTADDAVEWAGRGEKVILVRLETSPEDITGMKAAQGILTVRGGMTSHAAVVARGMGTCCVSGCGDINMDEENKKFTLAGKTYNEGDFISIDGSTGNIYDGIIPTVDAKIDGNFGTVMAWADKYRRLKVRTNADTPADAKRARELGAEGIGLCRTEHMFFEEDRIAAFREMICSDTVEEREAALDKILPYQQGDFKALYEALEGYPVTIRFLDPPLHEFVPTDEADIKKLADSQGKPVEDIKALIASLHEFNPMMGHRGCRLAVTYPEIAKMQTKAVIRAALEVKAAHPDWDIKPEIMIPLVCEIKELAFVKKVVVETADAEIAASGVALEYSVGTMIEIPRAALTADEIAKEAEFFCFGTNDLTQMTYGFSRDDAGKFLPAYYDTKIFESDPFVKLDQTGVGKLMEMAIKLGKPVNPDLHVGICGEHGGDPSSVEFCDAIGLDYVSCSPFRVPIARLAAAQASIKHQG; translated from the coding sequence ATGACAAAGTACGTTTATATGTTTACCGAGGGTAACGGTAGCATGCGTGAGCTTCTCGGCGGTAAGGGCGCTAACCTCGCTGAGATGACTAAGATCGGACTTCCGGTTCCGCAGGGCTTCACGATCACAACTGAGGCTTGCACCAAGTATTATGAGGATGGCCGTAAGATCAACGACGAGATCATGGCACAGGCTATGGCAGGCGTTGACGAGATGGAGAAGATCAACGGCAAGAAGTTTGGAGATCTTAAGAATCCGCTTCTCGTTTCCGTTCGTTCGGGTGCAAGAGCTTCTATGCCGGGAATGATGGACACGATCCTCAATCTTGGTCTTAACGATGAAGTAGTAGCAGCTATGATCGCCGGAAACCCTGATCCTGCTTTCGAGCGTTTCGTGTATGACTCTTACAGACGTTTCATTCAGATGTTCTCTGACGTAGTAATGGAAGTCGGTAAGAAGTATTTCGAGCAGCTCATCGACAAGATGAAGGAAGAGAAGGGTGTTGAGTTCGACGTTGAGCTCACTGCAGCTGATCTCAAGACTCTTGCAGAGCAGTTCAAGGCCGAGTATAAGAACCAGATCGGTGAGGACTTCCCCTCTGATCCCGTTGTTCAGCTCAAGCTCGCTATCGAGGCCGTATTCAAGTCATGGGATAACCCTCGTGCGAATGTTTACAGAAGAGACAATGATATCCCTTATTCTTGGGGTACTGCGGTTAACGTAATGCCTATGGTATTCGGTAACCTTAATAACGAGTCCGGTACCGGTGTTGCATTTACCCGTGATCCCGGTACGGGTGAGAACAAGCTCATGGGCGAGTTCCTCATCAACGCTCAGGGCGAGGACGTAGTTGCAGGTGTTCGTACACCTATGCCTATCGCTCAGATGGAAGAAGAATTCCCTGAAGCATACGCTGAGTTCATCAAGGTATGTGACATCCTTGAGAATCACTACCACGATATGCAGGACATGGAGTTTACGGTAGAGAATAAGAAGCTCTACATGCTCCAGTGCCGTAACGGTAAGAGAACAGCTCAGGCTGCTCTTCAGATCGCAGTAGACCTCGTTAAGGAAGGTCACAAGACAGAGGCTGAGGCTGTCGCTATGATCGACCCAAGAAACCTCGACACACTTCTTCACCCCCAGTTCGATCTCGCTGCAATCAAGGCGGCTAATGCTGCAGGTAAGGGCCTCGGTGCTTCTCCCGGAGCTGCGTGCGGTAAGGTCGTATTTACGGCTGACGACGCGGTAGAATGGGCAGGAAGAGGCGAGAAGGTCATCCTTGTAAGACTTGAGACATCTCCCGAAGATATCACGGGCATGAAGGCTGCTCAGGGTATCCTTACGGTCCGCGGCGGTATGACATCTCATGCTGCAGTAGTTGCAAGAGGTATGGGTACATGCTGTGTATCCGGTTGCGGCGATATCAATATGGATGAAGAGAATAAGAAGTTTACTCTTGCAGGTAAGACCTATAACGAGGGTGACTTTATCTCCATCGACGGTTCAACAGGTAATATCTATGACGGCATCATCCCTACGGTAGATGCTAAGATCGACGGTAACTTCGGTACGGTAATGGCTTGGGCTGACAAGTACAGAAGACTTAAGGTCAGAACAAATGCCGATACACCCGCTGATGCAAAGAGAGCTCGTGAGCTCGGCGCCGAGGGTATCGGTCTTTGCCGTACTGAGCACATGTTCTTCGAAGAAGACAGGATCGCTGCTTTCCGTGAGATGATCTGCTCCGATACTGTTGAAGAGAGAGAAGCTGCTCTCGATAAGATCCTTCCTTATCAGCAGGGTGACTTTAAGGCTCTCTACGAGGCTCTCGAGGGGTATCCCGTTACTATCAGATTCCTCGATCCCCCTCTTCACGAGTTCGTTCCTACAGACGAGGCTGACATAAAGAAGCTCGCTGATTCCCAGGGCAAGCCTGTTGAGGATATCAAGGCTCTCATCGCATCCCTTCACGAGTTCAACCCCATGATGGGTCACAGAGGATGCCGTCTTGCAGTTACATATCCCGAGATCGCCAAGATGCAGACAAAGGCTGTTATCCGTGCGGCTCTTGAGGTCAAGGCTGCTCATCCCGACTGGGATATCAAGCCCGAGATCATGATCCCTCTCGTATGTGAGATCAAGGAGCTCGCTTTCGTTAAGAAGGTCGTTGTTGAGACGGCTGACGCTGAGATAGCAGCTTCCGGTGTTGCTCTTGAGTACTCTGTCGGTACGATGATCGAGATCCCCAGAGCTGCACTTACGGCTGATGAGATCGCTAAGGAAGCCGAGTTCTTCTGCTTCGGTACTAACGACCTTACTCAGATGACATACGGCTTCTCACGTGACGATGCAGGTAAGTTCCTTCCTGCTTACTACGATACGAAGATCTTCGAGTCGGATCCTTTCGTTAAGCTCGATCAGACAGGTGTCGGCAAGCTCATGGAGATGGCTATCAAGCTCGGTAAGCCCGTTAACCCTGACCTCCACGTAGGTATCTGCGGTGAGCACGGCGGTGATCCTTCATCTGTCGAGTTCTGTGACGCTATCGGTCTTGATTATGTATCCTGCTCTCCTTTCAGAGTTCCTATAGCTCGTTTGGCAGCTGCGCAGGCATCGATCAAGCATCAGGGTTGA
- a CDS encoding chorismate mutase / prephenate dehydratase, with protein MVSPETQQEISAIDKKIRELSEQRLKLATEADSKMTASEAAISEKSYERSFLAGLDKGEDLNMESCERSLFQTIFNLSHSYSHSQLGKRSELADQIKLAIETTPKEFPKSAIVACQGVEGAYSQKAADKLFASADIMYFRTFDGVFQAVESGLCKYGVLPIENSSYGSVTSVYDLMRSHNFHIVRSMKLQINHRLLAKKGTSFKDIKEIYSHEQAIGQCSHFLKDNKDIKVTIVANTAIAAQMVADSDRSDIAAISSPDCARLYDLEVINDKVQNTDHNYTRFICISKGLEIYPGASKASMMLSLGHTPGSLYNTLSRFAALGLNLSKIESRPISGSDFEFMFYLDVDASVYSDAFVTLLCELDQDPAAFTYLGSYSEV; from the coding sequence ATGGTATCACCCGAAACACAACAGGAGATCTCGGCTATCGACAAAAAGATCAGGGAGCTTTCCGAGCAAAGATTAAAGCTCGCGACAGAAGCGGATTCAAAGATGACCGCAAGCGAAGCAGCTATCTCCGAGAAGAGCTACGAAAGGAGCTTTCTCGCAGGACTCGACAAAGGCGAGGACCTCAATATGGAAAGCTGCGAAAGATCACTGTTCCAGACCATATTCAATCTTTCTCATTCTTACAGCCACTCACAGCTCGGCAAAAGATCCGAGCTCGCGGATCAGATAAAGCTCGCGATCGAGACGACACCTAAGGAATTCCCCAAGAGCGCGATCGTTGCATGCCAGGGCGTAGAAGGGGCTTATTCACAAAAAGCGGCAGATAAGCTCTTCGCTTCCGCCGACATCATGTATTTTCGAACATTCGACGGAGTATTCCAGGCTGTTGAGAGCGGACTTTGTAAGTACGGAGTCCTCCCCATCGAGAACAGTTCATACGGATCCGTTACTTCCGTCTATGACCTCATGAGATCTCACAATTTCCATATCGTCAGATCAATGAAGCTTCAGATCAACCACAGGCTCCTTGCCAAGAAGGGAACATCCTTCAAGGACATTAAGGAGATCTATTCACATGAGCAGGCTATCGGTCAGTGCTCTCATTTCCTTAAGGACAATAAGGATATCAAGGTAACGATCGTAGCCAATACCGCTATCGCCGCTCAGATGGTAGCCGATTCCGACCGCAGCGATATCGCGGCCATCTCGTCTCCGGACTGCGCAAGGCTCTACGATCTCGAGGTCATAAACGATAAGGTTCAGAATACTGACCATAACTACACGAGATTCATCTGCATCTCCAAGGGGCTCGAGATCTATCCGGGCGCTTCCAAAGCCTCTATGATGCTCTCATTGGGTCATACTCCCGGATCGCTCTATAACACGCTTTCGAGATTTGCGGCACTTGGTCTCAACCTCTCAAAGATCGAATCAAGGCCGATCTCCGGAAGCGACTTCGAGTTCATGTTCTATCTCGATGTCGATGCTTCCGTCTATTCGGATGCTTTCGTAACTCTGCTGTGCGAGCTCGATCAGGATCCTGCAGCATTTACTTATCTCGGAAGTTACTCGGAGGTGTGA
- a CDS encoding aspartate aminotransferase, with protein sequence MYKIMTPGPTEVYQNVLQARSIPCTNPDLDLNFVEDYKKLCVRISKILKTDAETLILGGEGILGLEAACASLTEEGDRVLVIDNGVFGRGFQDFVRIYGGEPVLFTGDYREEIDRDALAKFLDKDSSFKYATLVHGDTPSGMLNDASAITKLLKSHGILTIVDAVSTMFGEKLDATYIDILCGGSQKVISAPPGLAICVISEDAKKAINERRTPIRSFYANLKAFFNYYEEKWFPYTMPISDIKGLDVAIENIENDPDILERHEKIASATRNAVTAAGLKLYARSGFSNTVTAFEVPIGISSDDIFLTMRQDHNILIAGSFDVFAGQLIRIGHMGNNARTEKVKETLEALDITLSKLGFKAKASLAEEFSKNIRSVSKCKI encoded by the coding sequence ATGTATAAGATAATGACTCCCGGCCCTACAGAGGTTTATCAGAACGTACTTCAGGCAAGAAGCATTCCATGCACGAATCCCGATCTGGATCTGAATTTCGTAGAGGACTATAAGAAGCTCTGCGTAAGGATAAGTAAGATTCTTAAGACAGATGCAGAGACTCTTATCTTAGGAGGAGAAGGAATCTTAGGTCTTGAGGCAGCATGTGCTTCTCTGACTGAAGAAGGGGACCGTGTCTTAGTTATTGACAACGGAGTCTTCGGGAGAGGCTTCCAGGATTTTGTAAGGATATATGGGGGCGAGCCCGTGCTCTTTACGGGAGATTACCGAGAGGAGATAGATCGTGATGCACTTGCGAAGTTCCTTGATAAGGACAGTAGCTTTAAGTATGCGACACTGGTTCACGGAGATACGCCAAGCGGAATGCTTAACGATGCTTCTGCTATCACTAAGCTTCTTAAGAGTCATGGAATACTTACCATAGTCGATGCCGTATCGACAATGTTCGGAGAAAAACTTGATGCGACATATATCGACATTCTCTGCGGAGGGTCTCAGAAGGTCATATCGGCTCCTCCGGGACTGGCGATATGTGTGATCTCGGAAGATGCTAAGAAAGCGATAAACGAGCGCCGCACACCGATCCGTTCTTTCTATGCGAACCTTAAGGCCTTCTTTAATTACTACGAAGAGAAGTGGTTCCCTTACACGATGCCGATAAGCGATATAAAGGGACTTGATGTTGCTATAGAGAATATAGAAAATGACCCGGATATACTCGAAAGGCACGAGAAGATAGCGTCTGCTACACGAAATGCCGTTACTGCGGCAGGGCTGAAGCTTTATGCAAGAAGCGGCTTCTCGAATACGGTAACAGCATTTGAAGTGCCGATCGGGATAAGTAGTGACGATATATTTCTTACTATGAGGCAGGACCACAATATCCTGATCGCAGGCTCCTTTGATGTCTTTGCGGGGCAACTGATCAGGATCGGTCATATGGGTAATAATGCAAGGACAGAGAAAGTTAAGGAGACACTTGAAGCTTTGGATATCACTCTTTCCAAACTGGGCTTTAAAGCTAAGGCAAGCCTGGCGGAAGAGTTCTCTAAGAACATCCGATCGGTAAGTAAATGCAAAATTTGA
- a CDS encoding dolichol-phosphate mannosyltransferase, producing the protein MSISTVLLAYKEEENLKVMIPRLKDVLDPLGEDYEIIVVDTAVATDNTEGVCNEMGAKYVHQELPGFGGAYVKGLAEATGDKILFLDSDGSHDPSYIPAMYQKYNEGFDVVIGSRYTKGGTSNDAKSSQVLSHILNFVFRIVLGLNIRDVSTNFRIYRASLVKDANLKSVNYDVLEEILLLMKKKTGKNKLRYAEVPISFNKRLYGESKRRLLPFIISYIKTIFRLLAIRIAR; encoded by the coding sequence ATGAGCATAAGCACGGTGCTTTTGGCATATAAGGAAGAAGAAAACTTAAAGGTCATGATCCCGAGACTTAAAGATGTCCTTGACCCCCTCGGTGAGGATTATGAGATCATCGTCGTCGATACCGCAGTTGCTACGGATAACACGGAAGGCGTCTGCAATGAAATGGGCGCTAAGTACGTACATCAGGAGCTTCCGGGTTTCGGCGGCGCATATGTTAAGGGACTCGCCGAAGCTACCGGAGATAAGATCTTATTCCTGGACAGCGACGGATCACATGACCCTTCCTACATACCCGCCATGTATCAGAAGTATAACGAGGGATTCGATGTCGTTATAGGCTCACGTTATACGAAAGGCGGTACATCCAACGATGCGAAGTCATCGCAGGTACTGTCTCATATCTTAAACTTCGTATTCAGGATTGTACTGGGCCTCAATATCAGGGATGTTTCCACAAACTTCAGGATCTACAGAGCATCACTGGTAAAAGACGCCAACCTTAAGAGCGTGAACTACGATGTCCTCGAAGAGATCCTTCTTCTTATGAAAAAGAAGACAGGTAAGAATAAGCTTCGATACGCCGAAGTACCCATCTCCTTTAACAAGAGACTCTACGGTGAATCAAAGAGGCGTCTTCTCCCCTTCATCATAAGCTATATAAAGACTATATTCAGACTTCTTGCGATCCGTATCGCACGCTGA